Proteins found in one Bremerella volcania genomic segment:
- a CDS encoding DnaJ C-terminal domain-containing protein has protein sequence MADDYYKILGVSRSATQEEIRKAYKKLAQKYHPDLNPDDKAAHTKFKEIQNAYDVVGDAEKRKKYDQFGSNFENMGAGPGGGGPGGFHQWRSAGGGPGGGAQYEFDLGDIFGGGGAGPDLSDIFGFGGGGGRRRHAQPVRGNDLQHDVTVPFKQAMEGGEINLNVRRPGGEMERLTAKIPPGIEDGKKIRLRGQGDPGPNGGPAGDLLIRIHVESHKYFKRSGKDLEVTVPVSLAEAMLGGSIDVPTPGGTVTMKIPPGSSSGKRLRVRGQGVPAASGDAGDLYVVLQIALPEKPTDELKQAVEKFAEDHPEDPRKDLRW, from the coding sequence ATGGCTGACGATTACTACAAGATTCTGGGAGTCTCACGATCCGCGACGCAGGAAGAGATCCGGAAGGCCTACAAGAAGTTGGCCCAGAAGTACCATCCAGATCTCAACCCGGACGACAAGGCGGCCCATACGAAGTTCAAAGAGATTCAAAACGCTTACGACGTGGTCGGCGACGCCGAAAAGCGTAAGAAATACGACCAGTTCGGCAGCAATTTCGAAAACATGGGAGCCGGTCCCGGTGGCGGCGGCCCAGGGGGCTTTCATCAATGGCGCTCGGCCGGCGGTGGCCCCGGTGGCGGTGCTCAGTACGAGTTCGACCTGGGCGACATCTTCGGCGGCGGCGGTGCCGGGCCTGATCTGTCCGACATATTTGGATTCGGTGGCGGTGGTGGCCGTCGACGTCACGCCCAGCCGGTGCGCGGTAACGACCTGCAGCACGACGTGACGGTCCCCTTCAAGCAGGCCATGGAAGGGGGCGAGATCAACTTAAACGTTCGTCGGCCTGGCGGCGAGATGGAACGACTCACCGCCAAGATTCCTCCCGGCATCGAAGACGGCAAGAAGATCCGTCTCCGCGGCCAAGGCGACCCCGGCCCCAATGGCGGTCCGGCCGGCGACCTGTTGATTCGTATTCATGTCGAATCGCACAAGTATTTCAAACGCAGTGGAAAAGACCTGGAAGTGACCGTGCCGGTTTCGCTGGCCGAGGCCATGCTGGGTGGCTCGATCGACGTCCCGACCCCCGGGGGCACCGTCACCATGAAGATCCCGCCAGGTAGTTCCAGCGGAAAACGGCTGCGCGTGCGCGGCCAAGGGGTGCCGGCAGCTTCCGGCGACGCAGGCGACCTGTATGTCGTGCTGCAGATTGCCCTGCCTGAAAAGCCCACCGACGAGTTGAAGCAGGCCGTCGAGAAGTTCGCCGAAGACCACCCGGAAGACCCCCGCAAGGACCTTCGCTGGTAG
- the yidD gene encoding membrane protein insertion efficiency factor YidD codes for MIFLRFLYEGWQALLSEVMIFAVRCYQYTLSPWIGQSCRFQPTCSNYFIGAVRKYGPISGALRGAWRILRCNPLCKSGFDPP; via the coding sequence ATGATCTTTCTACGGTTTCTATACGAAGGATGGCAAGCACTGCTGTCAGAGGTGATGATCTTCGCCGTGCGGTGCTATCAGTACACGCTCAGCCCGTGGATCGGGCAATCGTGCCGCTTTCAGCCGACATGCAGCAACTACTTTATTGGTGCGGTGCGCAAGTATGGCCCTATTTCGGGGGCTCTGCGCGGCGCGTGGCGGATCTTACGCTGTAACCCGCTATGTAAAAGCGGCTTCGATCCGCCGTAA
- the rnpA gene encoding ribonuclease P protein component: protein MTEKSHRFPPQLRLKTPAEFDAVFTRRASAGNGWLVVYAAKNSLGVCRVGLVVSKKKIGNAVQRNRWKRRLREAFRLSREKLPSGFDFVVLPQSKQHPTFAELENGLVQLAHRAARKWKRSHGEKAPSPEGSPRG, encoded by the coding sequence GTGACGGAGAAGTCTCATCGGTTTCCGCCGCAATTACGTCTCAAAACGCCAGCCGAATTCGACGCCGTCTTCACGCGCCGAGCATCAGCGGGCAACGGTTGGCTGGTGGTCTATGCGGCGAAGAATTCGCTAGGCGTCTGCCGTGTCGGGCTGGTCGTCTCGAAAAAAAAGATCGGCAACGCCGTGCAGCGTAATCGTTGGAAGCGTCGCCTGCGCGAGGCATTTCGGCTCAGCCGCGAGAAGCTCCCCAGCGGATTCGACTTTGTCGTGCTGCCCCAGTCGAAACAGCACCCGACCTTCGCCGAACTGGAAAACGGCCTGGTGCAACTGGCTCATCGTGCGGCTAGAAAGTGGAAACGCAGTCACGGCGAGAAGGCCCCGTCACCGGAAGGAAGTCCGCGCGGATGA
- a CDS encoding helix-turn-helix domain-containing protein translates to MKVFTTGQVAKICKVAPRTVSKWFDSGRLKGYRIPGSQDRRIPREYLIKFLKEHGMPLGDLEDEAMAKVLIVAQDQVLVENLRRELPLEKAFKVCVAASGFEAGIQAEGFHPDCIIVDFSIGRIEALQICQNLRRNPDFAETILIALLPDDGSSMSFDRSTINETFKKPFDAALLAERLRTLIGAKKELV, encoded by the coding sequence ATGAAGGTCTTCACAACAGGACAGGTCGCAAAGATCTGCAAAGTGGCCCCCCGCACTGTGAGTAAGTGGTTTGATTCGGGCCGCCTCAAAGGGTATCGCATTCCTGGTTCCCAGGACCGCCGTATCCCGCGGGAATATTTGATCAAGTTCCTGAAAGAACACGGCATGCCCCTTGGCGACTTGGAAGACGAAGCCATGGCCAAGGTGCTGATCGTTGCTCAGGACCAAGTGTTGGTGGAAAATCTGCGTCGCGAACTTCCGCTCGAGAAAGCATTCAAGGTCTGCGTGGCCGCGAGTGGTTTTGAAGCGGGGATTCAAGCCGAAGGGTTCCATCCGGACTGCATTATCGTGGATTTCTCGATCGGTCGTATCGAGGCATTGCAGATTTGCCAGAATCTGCGTCGGAATCCGGACTTCGCGGAAACGATTCTGATCGCCTTGCTGCCCGATGATGGAAGCTCGATGAGCTTCGATCGGTCCACGATCAATGAGACGTTCAAGAAGCCGTTTGATGCGGCTCTGCTGGCCGAACGTCTGCGAACCTTGATCGGTGCTAAGAAGGAATTGGTCTAA
- the smc gene encoding chromosome segregation protein SMC: MLKALELHGFKSFADKTRLEFPEGITVVVGPNGSGKSNIVDAIKWVLGEQSAKSLRGKEMADVIFKGSSAHGRKPMNAAEATIIFDNAEGTLPIDAPEVHVTRRVFRSGEGEYLINRHPCRLRDVKDLCRGTGIGTDAYSIIEQGKVDTLLQASPRDRRAVFEEAAGISRFKAKKLETQRRLDRVDQNLVRLSDIVEEVGSRYRSIKAQAGKAQKYREYTERLQLLRTVVGMEDWNSLSVRVEQYSSELEELRKDQANAQQVITTAEAGLEGAEAKLFELQTILTQKEEQHAKLAQRLATLHSSSGMQYRLLSDLEQESTSLSVSLVRNFASLRTLTTDLATSQHDLSKAKTQRDVVSADLESVETATQEVQTEIEAKREQGEANRQQHLELLRHVSTLDNALGAVKARIESDQNQLEAIEKNIERDEIRLGEHRSELEQLTEDEGGLVEHLSTAQADVTDAKGSLRKQEQEAADIQADLDALSRRRAVAAERASVLDELERTSEGVNSGVKEILSRARVERLPLFQSVIGLVADVVRVDVEYARLIEIALGDSAQLVILENGELLQQVLEREVIFPGRVGLLDMQSLPQRDDDEPSGLRHEPGVMGNALDFVEAEDEFQPVARFLLSGIWFVDNARSALELKKRYKQPLRFVTRDGEMLEADGRVYAGPTTNVGGIISRRSELRALRSEVEKLQQALEKKQASLEEVQAAVAQQKQALEELVGQQQEASSVLTEHRLVKQRLESRITDADSELSKRIEQRETITARIENDQKQLAEKEQELTSTRETIAQLERDSETLMHVLGELEASLSDSRGQITGLKVELARAEQQVEAHQASSERLHANLDERKASIQEIHTSIAQNRVKLESQQLEILRATSEYASAMLQLAESQEMLTTERAARKQLEKVKAEHTAKLVEARQKQRTADDQLHRKELAFTDLRHERSTLERRLRDDYGIEISEVTLDTDEIELPGDRAAIDEEIADLRRKISNIGSVNMEALKELDEFQARFEQLDGQLKDLTEAKESLEKIINKINVDSRRLFEETLETVRSNFQVMFRRVFGGGSADIIIEEGVDILEAGIDVIATPPGKSSLNISLLSGGERALTAVTLLLAIFQFRPSPFCILDEVDGPLDEANIGRFVDVLNGFLDWTRFVIVSHSKATMAAATTLHGVTMQESGISKRVSVRFEDVHETGDGDISVA; this comes from the coding sequence ATGCTGAAGGCCTTAGAGCTTCACGGCTTTAAGAGTTTTGCCGACAAGACTCGCCTGGAATTCCCTGAGGGAATTACGGTCGTCGTCGGCCCTAACGGCTCGGGCAAGTCGAATATTGTCGACGCGATCAAGTGGGTTTTAGGGGAACAGAGTGCCAAGAGCCTGCGTGGCAAGGAGATGGCCGACGTCATCTTCAAAGGCTCTAGCGCCCATGGCCGCAAGCCGATGAACGCCGCCGAGGCGACCATTATCTTCGATAACGCCGAAGGTACCCTGCCGATCGACGCCCCCGAAGTTCACGTCACGCGGCGCGTGTTTCGCAGCGGCGAAGGGGAATATCTGATCAATCGGCATCCTTGCCGCCTGCGTGATGTGAAAGACCTGTGCCGCGGCACCGGTATCGGCACCGACGCCTACAGCATTATCGAGCAAGGCAAGGTCGATACGCTGCTGCAGGCCTCGCCGCGCGATCGCCGCGCCGTGTTTGAAGAGGCCGCCGGCATCAGCCGCTTCAAGGCCAAGAAACTGGAGACCCAGCGGCGACTCGACCGCGTCGATCAGAACCTGGTGCGGCTGTCGGACATCGTCGAAGAAGTCGGCTCCCGCTATCGCAGCATCAAAGCCCAGGCCGGCAAGGCGCAGAAGTACCGCGAATACACCGAGCGTCTCCAGCTGCTGCGCACCGTCGTGGGGATGGAAGACTGGAATAGCCTGTCGGTTCGCGTCGAGCAGTATTCGAGCGAACTGGAAGAGCTTCGCAAAGACCAGGCCAATGCTCAACAGGTGATCACGACCGCGGAAGCCGGCCTGGAAGGGGCCGAAGCGAAGCTGTTCGAGCTGCAGACCATTCTGACGCAAAAGGAAGAGCAGCACGCCAAGCTGGCCCAGCGTCTGGCCACCTTGCACTCTTCGTCCGGCATGCAGTATCGGCTGCTATCGGACCTGGAACAAGAGTCGACCTCGCTGTCGGTGAGCCTGGTCCGCAATTTTGCTTCGCTGCGAACGCTGACCACCGACCTGGCCACTTCGCAGCACGACCTGTCGAAAGCGAAGACGCAGCGCGACGTGGTCTCCGCCGACCTGGAAAGCGTGGAAACCGCCACCCAGGAAGTGCAGACCGAAATTGAGGCGAAACGCGAGCAAGGGGAAGCCAACCGCCAGCAGCACCTGGAACTGCTGCGGCACGTGTCGACGCTCGACAACGCCTTGGGCGCGGTCAAAGCTCGCATCGAGAGCGACCAGAACCAGCTGGAAGCGATCGAGAAGAACATCGAGCGCGACGAGATCCGCCTGGGTGAGCATCGGAGCGAACTTGAGCAGCTAACCGAGGACGAAGGAGGCCTGGTCGAGCATCTCTCGACCGCCCAGGCCGATGTAACCGACGCGAAGGGATCCTTGCGGAAGCAGGAGCAGGAAGCGGCCGACATTCAGGCCGACCTCGATGCCCTGTCTCGCCGCCGAGCCGTTGCCGCGGAGCGGGCCTCGGTGCTCGATGAACTGGAACGCACCAGCGAAGGGGTGAACTCCGGCGTCAAGGAAATCCTCTCCCGGGCACGCGTCGAACGGCTGCCCTTGTTTCAGTCGGTGATCGGCTTGGTTGCCGACGTGGTGCGTGTTGACGTCGAGTACGCTCGGCTGATCGAAATCGCCTTGGGGGATTCGGCTCAGCTGGTGATCCTGGAAAACGGCGAACTTCTGCAGCAAGTGCTCGAGAGGGAAGTGATCTTCCCTGGCCGCGTCGGTCTGTTAGACATGCAGTCGCTCCCCCAGCGGGACGACGACGAGCCGTCCGGGCTGCGGCACGAGCCAGGCGTGATGGGCAATGCCCTCGATTTCGTCGAAGCAGAGGACGAATTCCAGCCGGTCGCACGCTTCCTGCTGAGTGGCATCTGGTTCGTCGACAACGCCCGCAGCGCACTCGAACTGAAGAAGCGTTACAAGCAGCCCCTGCGCTTCGTAACCCGCGATGGCGAGATGCTGGAGGCCGATGGCCGCGTCTATGCCGGGCCAACGACGAACGTCGGCGGTATTATCTCGCGGCGAAGTGAACTGCGGGCTCTGCGTAGTGAAGTCGAAAAGCTGCAGCAGGCCTTGGAGAAAAAACAAGCGAGCCTGGAAGAGGTTCAGGCCGCCGTCGCCCAGCAGAAGCAAGCACTCGAGGAGTTGGTCGGCCAGCAGCAAGAGGCCTCGTCGGTGCTGACCGAACATCGACTGGTGAAGCAGCGTCTCGAGTCGCGCATCACCGACGCCGACTCCGAGCTTTCCAAGCGAATCGAGCAGCGGGAAACGATCACGGCCCGCATCGAGAACGATCAGAAGCAGCTCGCGGAGAAAGAGCAGGAACTCACTTCGACTCGGGAAACGATCGCTCAGCTCGAACGCGATAGCGAAACTCTGATGCACGTTCTCGGCGAACTGGAAGCAAGCTTGAGCGATAGCCGCGGCCAGATTACCGGCCTGAAAGTGGAACTGGCCCGGGCTGAGCAGCAGGTCGAAGCCCACCAGGCCAGCAGCGAGCGGCTGCACGCCAACCTCGACGAACGGAAGGCTTCGATTCAGGAGATTCACACATCGATCGCCCAGAATCGCGTCAAGCTGGAAAGTCAGCAACTGGAAATCTTGCGAGCCACCAGCGAGTACGCCTCGGCGATGCTGCAACTGGCCGAATCGCAAGAGATGCTGACGACCGAGCGTGCTGCCCGAAAGCAACTGGAAAAGGTGAAAGCGGAGCACACGGCCAAGCTGGTCGAGGCCCGGCAGAAGCAGCGTACGGCCGACGATCAGCTGCACCGCAAGGAACTGGCCTTCACCGATCTGCGGCACGAACGGAGCACGCTCGAACGGCGTCTGCGAGACGACTACGGCATCGAGATCTCGGAGGTGACGCTTGATACCGACGAGATCGAACTGCCCGGCGACCGGGCCGCGATCGACGAAGAGATTGCCGACCTGCGCCGCAAGATCAGCAACATCGGCTCGGTCAACATGGAGGCCTTGAAGGAACTGGACGAATTCCAGGCCCGCTTCGAGCAGCTCGACGGCCAGCTGAAGGATCTGACCGAAGCGAAGGAATCGCTTGAGAAGATCATCAACAAGATCAATGTCGACAGCCGCCGCCTGTTCGAGGAGACGCTGGAAACGGTTCGCAGCAACTTCCAGGTGATGTTCCGCCGCGTGTTCGGTGGCGGTTCGGCCGATATCATCATCGAGGAAGGAGTCGACATCCTGGAAGCAGGCATCGACGTCATCGCGACGCCGCCCGGCAAAAGCTCGCTCAACATCTCGCTGCTATCGGGCGGCGAACGAGCGTTGACCGCGGTCACGCTGCTGCTGGCCATCTTCCAGTTCCGCCCCAGCCCGTTCTGTATTCTGGACGAAGTGGACGGCCCCTTGGACGAAGCCAACATCGGCCGCTTCGTCGACGTTCTGAACGGCTTTCTGGACTGGACCCGCTTTGTGATCGTAAGCCACTCAAAAGCGACCATGGCCGCCGCCACGACCCTGCACGGCGTGACGATGCAAGAGTCCGGCATCTCGAAACGCGTGAGCGTGCGGTTTGAGGACGTGCATGAAACAGGTGACGGCGATATCTCGGTGGCTTAA
- the moaC gene encoding cyclic pyranopterin monophosphate synthase MoaC: MADFTHLDESGAAKMVDVGQKQATLREAVAEACVKMEAATADAIRDNRNKKGEVLQVARLAGIMAAKRTDELIPLCHGLPLESIEVAFEFADTTRLLVTATARVTAKTGVEMEVMTAASVAALTIYDMCKAIDRGMEIEHVRLMKKSGGKSGTFQRATELKAE; encoded by the coding sequence ATGGCGGATTTCACGCACCTGGACGAGTCTGGCGCGGCCAAGATGGTCGATGTAGGGCAGAAGCAAGCCACCCTTCGCGAAGCGGTCGCCGAGGCTTGCGTAAAAATGGAAGCCGCTACCGCAGATGCGATCCGTGACAACCGAAATAAGAAAGGGGAGGTGCTGCAAGTGGCACGCCTGGCCGGCATCATGGCCGCCAAGCGAACCGACGAGTTGATTCCCCTGTGCCATGGACTGCCGCTGGAAAGCATCGAAGTGGCATTCGAGTTTGCCGATACGACCCGGCTGCTGGTGACCGCCACGGCGCGAGTGACCGCAAAGACAGGCGTCGAAATGGAAGTAATGACGGCCGCTTCGGTCGCCGCACTCACCATTTACGACATGTGCAAGGCAATCGATCGAGGAATGGAAATCGAGCATGTCCGCCTGATGAAAAAGTCAGGGGGCAAGTCAGGCACCTTCCAGCGTGCGACGGAACTTAAAGCCGAATAG
- a CDS encoding DUF1559 domain-containing protein — protein MSPHSSRKSGFTLVELLVVIAIIGVLIALLLPAVQQAREAARRMSCSNNMKQLGLATHVYHDAFGQFPIGCLYFDKASAWNNNLTTWMARILPQIEQTALHDQINYVSDVYTTNNTPAQVEIDAFRCPSNAQDPRSNSSITTAPTDYAACVGKAWNLGGNDINNTGWTAVIVHGKSKGIFAANGTVRFADVTDGLSNTMAISEITHGDFYASSSTRPTCISDLGTLSTTPNGDSWLIGRFQDWCFNTQYTPNPPSPDCQHNGVWFNVAARSFHPGGVQVTMGDGSVRFVAETISLSTWQNLSNRDDGNVLGQF, from the coding sequence ATGTCACCCCACTCCTCGCGAAAGTCAGGCTTCACGCTTGTCGAATTACTCGTGGTCATTGCGATTATTGGCGTGCTGATCGCCTTGCTTTTGCCAGCCGTCCAACAGGCCCGCGAGGCCGCGCGTCGCATGTCCTGCAGCAACAACATGAAGCAACTGGGCCTGGCCACGCATGTCTATCACGATGCGTTTGGGCAGTTTCCGATCGGTTGTCTGTACTTCGACAAGGCGAGTGCCTGGAATAACAACCTGACGACCTGGATGGCTCGCATTCTGCCACAGATCGAACAAACGGCCCTGCACGACCAGATCAACTACGTGAGCGACGTCTACACGACGAACAACACCCCTGCACAGGTCGAGATCGATGCGTTCCGCTGCCCCAGCAACGCCCAAGATCCTCGTTCAAATTCCTCGATCACCACGGCCCCGACCGACTACGCCGCGTGCGTGGGCAAAGCCTGGAACCTGGGGGGCAACGACATCAACAACACCGGTTGGACCGCCGTGATTGTGCATGGTAAGAGCAAAGGGATCTTCGCCGCCAATGGAACGGTCCGTTTTGCCGACGTGACTGATGGCCTCTCGAACACGATGGCCATTTCCGAGATCACCCACGGCGATTTCTACGCCAGCAGCAGCACGCGGCCGACGTGCATTTCGGACCTCGGCACGCTCAGCACCACTCCCAATGGCGACTCGTGGCTGATCGGACGCTTTCAAGATTGGTGCTTCAACACCCAGTACACACCCAACCCGCCGAGCCCCGACTGCCAGCACAACGGGGTCTGGTTCAATGTCGCTGCCCGCAGTTTTCACCCCGGCGGCGTTCAGGTCACCATGGGGGACGGTTCGGTCCGCTTTGTGGCGGAAACGATTTCCCTTTCGACCTGGCAGAACCTGAGCAACCGAGACGACGGCAACGTGCTGGGGCAATTCTAA
- a CDS encoding flagellar basal body P-ring protein FlgI — MSYLNPWSDGDEKEEEPSHDWDKPRTVGDLTVPGGMNNAKIKGVTLVTGLHGTGSDPPPSAARDLLLNEMRILQVDQPQQWLASPHTALVMLEAVIPPGAREGDTIDVTVFAPPETDTTSLENGYSPSTRLTEMAFLGGRARKGNDIAMASGPIVLDSVIEGNNSKANMRRGRILGGAVMMEERPLGLGLIEGEVSIAASAAIGAAINGRFHMYREGTKQGVATPMTDKFITLDVHPRYKESISRYMRVIRFIPLSRSTEFRRRYIAECEAELLVESTAQAGALKLEAIGKEAVPSLMKGLNSENELVRFCSAESLAYMNDSACIEPLTEAARTNNGFRFRALQALGSFDDLDVIDSLEGLLHEESAEARYGAFDQLKKRSNQLPSIAGELLDNHVHLHHVRSASSPMVHFRLQDRPEIVVFGTEVRLNGDVAFVGQNGLTIRSSGHRKVKVTRFQADGGELEKECSSDLKEIIKALTEVECGYGEIVRNVFALRNEGYLTARVEVNAMPRPDRSYVRSEELIAKESDEQENFTDNFSQSSETAKTEESSEVTTYADGDDTLIPTFD; from the coding sequence ATGAGTTATCTCAATCCTTGGTCTGATGGCGATGAGAAAGAGGAAGAGCCTTCGCACGACTGGGACAAACCCCGCACGGTGGGCGATCTGACCGTGCCAGGCGGCATGAACAACGCCAAGATCAAAGGGGTGACGCTCGTCACGGGGCTGCACGGCACCGGAAGCGATCCACCTCCTTCGGCTGCCCGAGACCTGCTACTCAACGAGATGCGTATTCTACAAGTCGATCAGCCCCAACAGTGGCTGGCCTCGCCTCACACGGCGCTGGTCATGCTGGAAGCCGTGATCCCTCCGGGTGCCCGCGAAGGGGACACGATCGACGTTACCGTTTTCGCCCCACCTGAGACCGATACGACCAGCTTGGAAAATGGCTATTCGCCATCGACGCGGCTCACCGAAATGGCCTTCCTCGGCGGTCGCGCTCGCAAGGGGAACGACATCGCCATGGCCTCCGGCCCGATCGTGCTGGACAGCGTAATCGAAGGGAACAACAGTAAGGCCAACATGCGACGCGGCCGAATCCTGGGCGGGGCCGTGATGATGGAAGAGCGACCTCTTGGCCTGGGATTGATCGAAGGGGAAGTCTCGATCGCCGCAAGTGCCGCGATCGGAGCCGCGATCAACGGCCGCTTCCACATGTATCGCGAGGGGACCAAGCAAGGGGTCGCCACGCCAATGACCGACAAGTTCATCACGCTGGACGTGCATCCACGCTATAAAGAGAGCATCTCTCGCTACATGCGTGTGATTCGCTTCATTCCCCTCTCTCGCTCGACCGAGTTTCGACGTCGTTACATCGCCGAGTGTGAAGCGGAGCTGTTGGTCGAATCGACCGCTCAGGCAGGTGCGCTTAAGTTAGAAGCGATCGGCAAGGAAGCGGTTCCTTCACTCATGAAGGGGCTCAATTCCGAGAACGAACTAGTTCGTTTTTGCTCGGCGGAATCGCTGGCTTACATGAACGATTCGGCTTGTATCGAACCCCTCACCGAAGCGGCCCGTACGAACAACGGCTTCCGCTTCCGGGCCCTGCAGGCACTCGGGTCGTTTGACGATCTGGACGTGATCGACAGTCTGGAAGGTCTGCTGCACGAAGAAAGTGCCGAGGCACGTTATGGTGCGTTCGACCAGCTGAAGAAACGCTCGAACCAGTTGCCGTCGATCGCCGGCGAGCTGCTGGACAATCACGTTCATTTGCATCATGTCCGCTCGGCTTCGTCGCCAATGGTTCACTTCCGCCTGCAGGACCGTCCTGAGATCGTCGTCTTCGGGACCGAGGTACGTCTCAATGGCGACGTCGCTTTCGTGGGGCAAAACGGCCTCACGATCCGCTCCTCGGGACATCGCAAGGTCAAGGTCACGCGGTTCCAGGCCGACGGTGGCGAACTGGAGAAAGAGTGCTCCAGCGACCTGAAAGAGATCATCAAGGCCCTCACCGAAGTCGAATGCGGCTACGGCGAGATCGTTCGGAACGTCTTCGCTCTGCGAAACGAAGGTTACCTGACCGCTCGCGTCGAGGTGAACGCGATGCCGCGTCCCGATCGCAGCTATGTCCGCTCGGAAGAGCTGATCGCCAAGGAATCGGACGAGCAGGAAAATTTCACGGATAACTTCTCCCAGTCGTCAGAAACTGCCAAAACCGAAGAGTCTTCCGAGGTAACCACCTACGCCGATGGGGATGACACCTTGATCCCGACGTTCGATTAG
- a CDS encoding cell division protein ZipA C-terminal FtsZ-binding domain-containing protein, with amino-acid sequence MSDQDPLDGLYLSTSSQSQARAEAVLPAQGSEDVSHLLGTITIPNATARDEERDNYLPEEATDWIVDVQFPEGNEFEVKRLAQLFDKSFREEHGGLTLYGKDAKTGFWTYLISADGPTSVTGLKISWDYYSAWNDDAEVATAQKYQARLQAIESVLQANSIKAVVQPNRTTEDAAARTLFLSNLPEQVDRTVVFAVVAPEGKPFEGRKIWDVMLCLGLTWGDMDCFHWINPTGIGDDYYFSVETSTPPGYFLPEEIAMGRVHTQDLVFLFSLPRTAAPSVVAARMRKAVEYVQSRLGGEIVYMIDDEQYEFDSAIQEIGGIEAELTEHGFPPGSDAALRFF; translated from the coding sequence GTGTCCGACCAAGATCCGCTCGATGGTCTGTATCTCAGCACCAGTAGTCAATCCCAAGCTAGGGCTGAAGCAGTACTACCGGCTCAGGGAAGCGAAGACGTCAGCCATCTGTTGGGCACTATCACGATACCCAATGCAACCGCGCGAGACGAGGAACGCGATAATTACCTTCCCGAAGAAGCCACCGACTGGATCGTTGATGTTCAGTTTCCTGAGGGCAATGAATTTGAAGTAAAACGCCTGGCTCAATTATTCGATAAGTCCTTTCGAGAAGAACACGGGGGACTCACCCTCTACGGCAAAGATGCCAAGACAGGCTTCTGGACCTATCTCATTTCAGCAGATGGACCAACATCGGTCACCGGCCTAAAGATCTCCTGGGATTACTATTCGGCATGGAACGACGATGCTGAAGTGGCAACCGCTCAGAAGTATCAGGCCCGCCTGCAGGCCATTGAGAGCGTGCTGCAAGCAAATTCCATTAAGGCTGTCGTTCAACCGAACCGAACCACCGAAGATGCCGCGGCTCGCACACTCTTCTTATCGAATTTACCAGAACAAGTAGATCGCACGGTTGTCTTCGCAGTCGTCGCCCCCGAAGGGAAACCGTTTGAGGGACGCAAAATCTGGGACGTAATGTTGTGTCTGGGGCTCACCTGGGGCGATATGGATTGTTTTCATTGGATCAATCCCACGGGCATCGGCGACGACTACTACTTCAGCGTGGAAACCTCGACGCCGCCTGGCTACTTTCTTCCCGAAGAGATCGCGATGGGACGCGTCCATACGCAAGATCTCGTCTTCCTGTTCAGCCTTCCCCGCACAGCGGCGCCTTCCGTGGTTGCGGCACGAATGCGCAAAGCCGTTGAGTATGTGCAATCACGACTCGGAGGCGAGATCGTCTACATGATCGACGACGAGCAATACGAGTTTGATTCTGCCATCCAAGAGATAGGCGGCATCGAAGCGGAACTTACAGAACACGGTTTTCCGCCAGGAAGTGACGCAGCGCTGCGGTTTTTCTAG